GGTGCACCACGACCTCGATCTGGCTGAACTCCACCCCGAACAGCCACTTGACCTCAAAGACCTCGAAGCCCTTGTTGGCCAGAGTCGCCGAATCAATCGTCACCTTGCGGCCCATGCGCCAGTTGGGGTGGCGCAGAGCCTGGTCCGGCGTGACCTGCGCCAGCTCCTCACGGCTGAGCTTGGCGAACGGCCCGCCTGATGCCGTGAGCAGGATGCGCTCCACGGCCTCACGCGGCTGGCCCTGCAGACACTGGAAGATGGCCGAGAGCTCGCTGTCCACGGGCAGCAGCCGCGCCCCGGAGCGCTCGGCCAGCGCCGTCACGACCGCGCCGGCCATGACCAGCGGCTCTTTGTTGGCCAGGGCTACGTCCACGCCCTGGCGCAGGGCCGCCGCCAGCGGCAGCAGCCCCGCCGCCCCCGAGATGGCCCCCACCACCAGGTCCGGCTGCGTCTGGTCCAGCAGCCGCTCCAGCCCGGCCTCGCCGGCCAGCACCTGCGCATGGGGCAACTGCTCGGCCACGGCGTGTGCGGCGGCCTCGTCCGTCAGGCACAGCCGGGAAACATCGAACGTACGCGCCTGGGCAGCGATCAGGTCGGTGCTGCGCCCGGCGACGAGGCCCACGACCTCCAGCCGCTCCGGGTGCGCCGCCACGATCTCCAGCGTCTGCTTGCCAATGGACCCGGTCGAACCGAGAATGACGACACGTTTGCGGACCATGTTACCTCTGACGAAATGCTGCGTCTGCAGCGCGCAGGGCGCTCATCCCTGGAGCGCGGCTCTCCAGAGCCGCAGTCCCATCTGCGCGCGTGAGGACACGCGCGCCCACGCGACAAGCCGCAGTCCCATCTGCGCGCGTGAGGACACGCGCGCCCACGCGACAAGCCGTAGTGCGGGCTTCCAGCCCGCCCTTGGTCGGGTCGTCTGACTCTGGGCCGGCTGGAAGCCCGCACTACACCCAGGAAGAACCCATCTCCCCATCCCCTCATCCCCTCATCCGACCATCCCGCGCTCTCGCCTCACCAGCCCTCCGACTTCCACTGGAACGGGATCTCCGGGTCGAACGGGTCGCGGCGCAGTTCGTCCGGGGCGGCGTAGTTGTATAGCTCGGTGGGTAGGTTCAGCACCACCGCGGTCTCGCCGCCCACGGCCATGAAACCATGCCAGACCAGCGGCGGGATGCACACCAGGGCCGGGCTCAGGGCGCCGATGACGACGCTCTGTGTCTGCCCGCGGGTGCTGCTGTCGGGCCGGTCGTCATACAGGCCGACCTTCAGGTTGCCCGCCAGGCAGCAGAAGTAGTCAACCTGCAGGCGATGGCAGTGCCAGGCCTTGACGATACCGGGGAAGCAGGCGGACACGTAGGCCTGCCCGAACTGCTGGAAGAGCTCGTCGTCGCTGCGGAGGATCTCCATCAGGTAGCCGCGCTCATCCACATGCCGGGTCAGCTGCTTGATGACCACACCCTCAATCATGGGCCAACCCTCCCGCCGCTGTCACTCATCACCGGGCATCAGGACGCCGATGGCGTGAGTCGTGAACCACTGCTGGGCCAGGGCCACCAGGTCCTGGCCGGTGATCGCTTCAATGCGGCTCTCGGCCTGCCACGCCAGGTTGACGTCGCCGCCGTACAGCTCGTAGCACGAGATGGCCTTGGCCAGGCCGGCGTAGTCCAGGCGCAGCCGGGCATAGGAGTTGATGAGGCGGCTCTTGGCGCGCTCCATCTCGGCGGCTGTGGGCGGCTCGGACTGCAGGACGACGAACTGCCGGAGCAGCGCCATCCGCGCCTGCTCCATCTGCCGAGGCGCCATGACCATGTGCAGGATGAGCAGCGGTCGGGGCTGCGCCATGGGGGCGATGGCCGTCACGGCCGCGGGCTCGTCGCCACGGCTGGCGATGCGGTTGAGGCCCAGTCCGGCGCGCAGCGCCGGATCCCGCTCCAGCCGTCCCCCCTTGCCCTCCAGCAGCGTATACACCAGTTGGGCCTTCAGGAAATCGGGCGTCCCGTAGCCTGGAGCGGGGACTCCGACCATCACCGAAACGCCGCGCCAGCCCGGGGCCTGCGCCACGTAGATGCGGGGCGCCGCGCCGAGGCTTGCGGTCTGCGTCGGGACCCTCGTCCGGCCGGCCGGGCAGGCCGAGGTCGCCAGCGCCGCCAGGTCCACCAGGTCGCCCGTCGCGCGCGGGCCGATCAGCGTCAGCACCGCGTTGCCCGGCGTCATGTAGGTCGCGCGAAAGGCGGCGACATCGGTAGCCGTCAGGGCCTTGAGCGTCTCCGCCGTGCCCTGCACCGGCTGCGCCAGCGGCGCCCGGCGCCCGAAACAGGCCTTGAGGAGGCTGTAGTAGGTCTGCTCGACCACGGTGTTGGTGTCGTCGCGCTCGTTGGCCAGGAGCAGCTCGCGGGCGGCCTGCAGGTCCTCCGGCTTCACTGGCTGCTGGCCCAGCAGCATCCGGCCGGCCAACTGCACCGCCTGCGGCAGCATGTCATCGGTCACGTGACCGCGGATCTCGCAGTAGTCACACTCGGTGTTGGCGACGAGGCCGGCGCGGGTCCCGCGCAACTGCTGCCCCAACTGCTCCCACGGCTCCTGCTTGAGCAGCTCACGCAGTTGCACCTGCAGGACCTGCTGGCTCAGTGCCGCCACTCCAGCCCGCGTGGGGGCGATGCCCGCCGGGTCGTAGCGCACGGCCAGGTGCAGGCCGGCGACCGCCGAGCCCCGGTCCTCGACGGCCAGCACCGTTAGGCCGTTAGGCAGGACCACACGCTTGAAGTTGGGCGCCGCCTGCGCCGAGGTGAGGACGAGAATGGACAGGCCAATCGGGAGCAGGTGTCTCATGGCAGCATCGCCGCTGCATCGGGCTGGCTGCCCTTGGTCCCGCGCATGATCGCGAGAGCATAGTTGTCCGGCTTGTAGTAACGCGCCGCAACCTGCTGGAGCTGTGCCGGGGTGATCTGCATCACCTGCTCGATGTAGTCAATCGCGAAGCGGTAGGTGTCAATGCTGGCGTAGAAGCCCATGGAGCCGACCTGGTCGTCCAGCGCCTCGTTGCTGAAGGCGTACTCGGCGTATAGCAGCCGCTTGGCCCGGTCCAGTTCCTGGTCGCTCACCGGCTCCTCGGCCAGGCGCTGCATCTCCTTGACGATCGCCACCTGCGCCTCCTCTTCCCGCCCGGGCCGCACCACGGCGGTAACGGTCAGCAAGCCGGGCTGCTTCTGGGTCAGGAACTCCACATCGGCGGTGAGCAGCACCTTCTGTTCATTGATGAGCCGGGTGTTCAGCCGCCCCACACCGCTCTGTCCCAGCAGCGTATAGATCAGATCGGTGGCACACACCGCCGGCTTGTCGTCAATCGCCGGGGCGCGCCAGCCGAACGACAGCAGGCTGATGTCGCGCGAGACCGGCTCGGCCTTGACGCGCGTCTGCGTCAGCGGCGGGTCCACAGGCGGCTCCTGCCAGCCCGTGTCCCGCGCCGGCAGAGCGGCCGTGAGCTGCTTCACCCGCCCCTCCAGCCACGTCGGGTCCACATCCCCCGCCGCCAGCAGCGTCGCATTACCCGGCACATAGAAGCGCCGGTAGAACTGGTTGGCGGTGTCGTAGGTCAGCTTGTCCACATCGGCGATCAGGCCGCCGATGGGCCGGCCGTACGGATGCTTGTCGAACGCCAACTGCCAGAGCATCTCGTCCAGGTACAGGTCCACGCGGTCGCGGCGGTCCACGATCTCGCGTTTCACCACCGACACCTCGCGCATCATCTGCTGCTCGGTGAAGCCGGCCTCGAAGACCGCCTTGAGCAGCACCGGCAGCACGCGCTCGAGGTAGCGGCTGGCGACGACCACGTCCACATGGGTGAAGTCGCGCAGCGTGACGGCGTCAATCCGCCCGCCCAGCGACTCGATGAACGGCGCGAGCATCTGCTCATCATCGCCGGTGGTCTCAAAGAGGAGGTGCTCGACGAGGTGGGCGGCCCCGGCGGTCGCAGCGGTCTCGTGGCGGCTACCAGCCCGGACATACAGCCCCAGGGCCGCGACCGGCCACTGCCGCTCCTCCTTGACCACGAGCTTCAGGCCGTTGGGCAGCGTCTTCTCGGTGACCTTGCTGGCATCGAGGATCGGCGCGCGGGGGGCCGCCAGGGCCCCCGCCACCAGCAGCAAGGCTGCTGCCAGACAGATGAACCGTCGCATGTTCGACCTCTGCCATAGATGATGCTCGGGGACGCCGCCTCGCCCTGCGTCCCCGTGCTGATGAGCCACCAACGTCTTCGCCCCCCGCCGCCGGCGCACCTGCCGCCCCGACGGCCTACCCCGGCGCCACGTAGCTCGCCAGGATCTTCTTGACGCCCTGCTTGGGGAAAGCGATGACTAGTTCCGGGTCTTCGCCCTCACCCACCGAGACCACCACGCCCCCGCCGAACTTCTTGTGCACGATGCGACTGCCCGCCCGGTACGGACACGCGGCGGCCGGCTTCTCGGCCCCGTCCGCTTTCTTCTTGGGCTTGACCGGGATCGGCTGGTTGGGCTCCGGGCGAGCCCGGCGGCGACCACGCTCCGCGGGCGGCTCGGGCGCTGCGGGCGCCGGCTTGGCGTCGGCCGCTTCGGCGGCCTCGCGCTCGGCCAGCAGCCGCCCGTTGTGCTTGGCTCTGTTGATCAGGGCCACGATGTCAATCTGCCGCTGGCCCGGCTGGCGGCCCGTGGCGTCATCCTCATCCGCGGGCGGCTGGGGCGACAGCAAGCTGTTCAGTTCGCCCCGCCGCTCGATGCAGTGCCCCGGCAGGTCCTCCAGAAACCGCGAGGGCCGCTGCGGGCGGCGGCTGCCGAAGATCATGCGCGAGCGGGCATGTGTAATGTATAACATCCGCCGCGCCCGGGTTATTCCCACATAACACAGCCGGCGCTCCTCCTCGATCTGGAAAGCGTCGCCCATGGAGCGCTCGTGGGGGAACACGCCCTCCTCCATCCCGACCATGAACACGATGGGGAACTCGAGGCCCTTGGCGCTGTGCAGCGTCAGCAGCGACACCTGGCTGTCCATCTTCTCGGCCTGGTCAATGTCGGCGATCAGGGCCACGTGCTCCAGGAAGCCCGTCAGCGTCGGCTCCTCATTGCGCTCGGTGAAGCGCGCGGCGACCGTGACCAGCTCCATGAGGTTGTCGGCCTTGTACTTGTCCTCGGCCTTCTCGGAGTTGACGTAGTGCGGCAGCAGGCCGGTCTGCTCGAACGTCTGGCGGACCAGCTCGGGCAGCGGCATGTGCTCGACCAGGTCGCGCAGCCGGCGCATGATGTCCATGAAGTCGGCGACTGCGGCAACGGCGCGGGGGGCCAGCTCCTCGATCTCGTGCACCCGCCGGCACGCCTCCTCCAGCGAGATCTCCTCCCGGTGGGCCAGCCGATCCAGCGCCGACACGGTCTTGTCGCCGATGCCGCGGGTCGGCACATTGATGATGCGGCGCAGCGAGATGCCGTCGGCGGTGTTGTTCAACGCCCGCAGGAAGGCCAGCGCGTCCTTGATGATGGCGCGGTCGTAGAACCTGAGCCCGCCCACGATCTCGTACGGCACGCCCGCCTCCAGCAGATATTGCTCAAAGACGCGGGACATCGCATTGGTGCGGTAGAGGATGGCGTAGTCGCCGGGCCGGGCATTGCCGCACTGGGTCTGGGCCCGGATCATGTTGACGACCCACTCCGCCTCCTCTTCCTCGTTGATGGCGTTGTAGATGACGATGTCGTCGCCGGGCTGGTTCTCGGTCCACAGGCGCTTGTCGGCCCGCGCCTCGTTCTGCTTGATGACCTCATAGGCGCATTCGAGAATCTTCTGGGTGCTGCGGTAGTTCTGCTCGAGCTTGATGACCTGCGCCTGCGGGTAGTCTTGCTCGAAGGCCAGGATGATCCCCACATTGGCCCCGCGCCAGCCGTAGATGCTCTGGTCGTCGTCGCCCACCACGCAGATGTTGTTGCGCTTGCCGCCCAGAAGCTGCACCAGCCGGTACTGCGCGTGGTTGATGTCCTGGTACTCATCCACCAGCACATAGTCGAAGCGGTCCTGGAGGCGGCGCAGCACCGAGGGCTTGGTGTCCAGCAGCTCCACCGCGCGCATCAGCAGGTCGTCGAAGTCCAGCGCCTGATTGGCGGCCAGGCGGCGCTGGTAGTGGGCGTACACCCGCTGGGCCATGTCGTCGAGGCTGCCCTTCTTGGTGCGCCGGTACTCCTGCACCCCGA
This is a stretch of genomic DNA from bacterium. It encodes these proteins:
- a CDS encoding 1-deoxy-D-xylulose-5-phosphate reductoisomerase encodes the protein MVRKRVVILGSTGSIGKQTLEIVAAHPERLEVVGLVAGRSTDLIAAQARTFDVSRLCLTDEAAAHAVAEQLPHAQVLAGEAGLERLLDQTQPDLVVGAISGAAGLLPLAAALRQGVDVALANKEPLVMAGAVVTALAERSGARLLPVDSELSAIFQCLQGQPREAVERILLTASGGPFAKLSREELAQVTPDQALRHPNWRMGRKVTIDSATLANKGFEVFEVKWLFGVEFSQIEVVVHHQSIIHSLVEFADSSVLAQLGWPDMRTPIQVALFHPERVRNELPRLDLAQASPLTFAEPDVAKFPCLRLARQAAEAGGGYPAALNGADEAAVELFLQGRLGFMGIPDAIERALNAYPGGDVRSIEEAVAADRWAGEYVRAWAAQ
- a CDS encoding dTDP-4-dehydrorhamnose 3,5-epimerase family protein; translation: MIEGVVIKQLTRHVDERGYLMEILRSDDELFQQFGQAYVSACFPGIVKAWHCHRLQVDYFCCLAGNLKVGLYDDRPDSSTRGQTQSVVIGALSPALVCIPPLVWHGFMAVGGETAVVLNLPTELYNYAAPDELRRDPFDPEIPFQWKSEGW
- a CDS encoding insulinase family protein, with protein sequence MRHLLPIGLSILVLTSAQAAPNFKRVVLPNGLTVLAVEDRGSAVAGLHLAVRYDPAGIAPTRAGVAALSQQVLQVQLRELLKQEPWEQLGQQLRGTRAGLVANTECDYCEIRGHVTDDMLPQAVQLAGRMLLGQQPVKPEDLQAARELLLANERDDTNTVVEQTYYSLLKACFGRRAPLAQPVQGTAETLKALTATDVAAFRATYMTPGNAVLTLIGPRATGDLVDLAALATSACPAGRTRVPTQTASLGAAPRIYVAQAPGWRGVSVMVGVPAPGYGTPDFLKAQLVYTLLEGKGGRLERDPALRAGLGLNRIASRGDEPAAVTAIAPMAQPRPLLILHMVMAPRQMEQARMALLRQFVVLQSEPPTAAEMERAKSRLINSYARLRLDYAGLAKAISCYELYGGDVNLAWQAESRIEAITGQDLVALAQQWFTTHAIGVLMPGDE
- a CDS encoding insulinase family protein, translating into MRRFICLAAALLLVAGALAAPRAPILDASKVTEKTLPNGLKLVVKEERQWPVAALGLYVRAGSRHETAATAGAAHLVEHLLFETTGDDEQMLAPFIESLGGRIDAVTLRDFTHVDVVVASRYLERVLPVLLKAVFEAGFTEQQMMREVSVVKREIVDRRDRVDLYLDEMLWQLAFDKHPYGRPIGGLIADVDKLTYDTANQFYRRFYVPGNATLLAAGDVDPTWLEGRVKQLTAALPARDTGWQEPPVDPPLTQTRVKAEPVSRDISLLSFGWRAPAIDDKPAVCATDLIYTLLGQSGVGRLNTRLINEQKVLLTADVEFLTQKQPGLLTVTAVVRPGREEEAQVAIVKEMQRLAEEPVSDQELDRAKRLLYAEYAFSNEALDDQVGSMGFYASIDTYRFAIDYIEQVMQITPAQLQQVAARYYKPDNYALAIMRGTKGSQPDAAAMLP
- a CDS encoding UvrD-helicase domain-containing protein, yielding MASLLDKLNPEQRKAAAIIDGPVLIFAGAGSGKTRTLTYRIAHMVEECGIDPGNILAVTFTNKAAGELKERIKGLIGARAKGLWAGTFHSICARILRAEGEAIGIPHNFSIYDDSDQLAIVKEALSLLDGDSDGEEKYSPTEILSRISNAKNELVGVQEYRRTKKGSLDDMAQRVYAHYQRRLAANQALDFDDLLMRAVELLDTKPSVLRRLQDRFDYVLVDEYQDINHAQYRLVQLLGGKRNNICVVGDDDQSIYGWRGANVGIILAFEQDYPQAQVIKLEQNYRSTQKILECAYEVIKQNEARADKRLWTENQPGDDIVIYNAINEEEEAEWVVNMIRAQTQCGNARPGDYAILYRTNAMSRVFEQYLLEAGVPYEIVGGLRFYDRAIIKDALAFLRALNNTADGISLRRIINVPTRGIGDKTVSALDRLAHREEISLEEACRRVHEIEELAPRAVAAVADFMDIMRRLRDLVEHMPLPELVRQTFEQTGLLPHYVNSEKAEDKYKADNLMELVTVAARFTERNEEPTLTGFLEHVALIADIDQAEKMDSQVSLLTLHSAKGLEFPIVFMVGMEEGVFPHERSMGDAFQIEEERRLCYVGITRARRMLYITHARSRMIFGSRRPQRPSRFLEDLPGHCIERRGELNSLLSPQPPADEDDATGRQPGQRQIDIVALINRAKHNGRLLAEREAAEAADAKPAPAAPEPPAERGRRRARPEPNQPIPVKPKKKADGAEKPAAACPYRAGSRIVHKKFGGGVVVSVGEGEDPELVIAFPKQGVKKILASYVAPG